Proteins co-encoded in one Kribbella solani genomic window:
- a CDS encoding 3'-5' exonuclease, with amino-acid sequence MRILPPVIPTAEQLSILAEHRPGHVLIKGAAGSGKTTTALLRLEHLTQQWLSRRGRLGLHDPVRVLVLTYNRTLEGYIWELARQKVPDTPGLILEVSTFGKWARSLVDVEAANELDPDTAQVQLKRLARKLPLDTNFVVDEVEYLLGRFAPGEHDEYLTVRRDGRGTSPRIERPMKERLLAEVVEPYLDHKQQHGLMDWNDLAAEVIDTAPDVRWDVAIIDEAQDFSANQVRAVLTRLAEPFSLTFVMDATQRIYPRFFTWKEAGVDKFTKVHTLKTNYRNTRQIAAFARSLVEDLSVDENGALPDFDACKTNGALPVLVPGRYSTQVNYALKRLCGIDLENDSVVFLKPKGGAWFAELKKRLTEEGVDYEVLTRSSTWPTGSKTVALCTLHSVKGLEFDHVFMLGLNQEVTPHGNEDGDAHLEALQRLIAMGVGRARKSVVVGYKPDDPSTIVDLFDPSTYEVVRP; translated from the coding sequence GTGCGCATCCTGCCTCCGGTCATTCCGACCGCAGAGCAACTGTCCATCCTGGCCGAACACCGACCGGGTCATGTCCTGATCAAGGGCGCCGCAGGCAGCGGCAAGACGACCACTGCCCTGCTGCGTCTGGAGCACCTGACGCAGCAGTGGCTGAGCCGCCGTGGCCGTCTGGGTCTCCACGACCCAGTCCGCGTGCTGGTCCTGACCTACAACCGGACCCTTGAGGGCTACATCTGGGAACTCGCTCGCCAGAAGGTTCCCGATACGCCGGGCCTGATCCTGGAGGTGTCAACGTTCGGTAAGTGGGCCCGCAGCCTCGTCGATGTAGAGGCCGCCAACGAACTCGACCCGGACACGGCCCAGGTTCAGCTGAAGAGGCTGGCTAGGAAGCTACCATTGGACACCAATTTCGTCGTGGACGAGGTCGAGTATCTGCTGGGCCGGTTCGCGCCGGGCGAGCACGACGAATACCTGACCGTACGCCGCGACGGCCGTGGGACGTCGCCGCGGATCGAGCGACCGATGAAGGAACGTTTGCTGGCCGAGGTTGTCGAGCCCTATCTGGACCATAAGCAGCAGCATGGTCTGATGGACTGGAACGATCTGGCCGCAGAGGTGATCGATACCGCGCCCGACGTGCGCTGGGACGTCGCGATCATCGATGAGGCGCAGGACTTCTCAGCCAACCAGGTGCGGGCGGTCCTGACACGACTCGCCGAGCCGTTCTCGTTGACGTTCGTAATGGATGCGACTCAGCGGATCTATCCGCGCTTCTTCACCTGGAAGGAGGCTGGCGTCGACAAGTTCACTAAGGTCCACACGCTGAAGACGAACTACCGCAACACTCGCCAGATCGCAGCGTTCGCACGAAGCCTGGTGGAGGACCTGTCGGTCGACGAGAACGGTGCGCTGCCCGACTTCGACGCGTGCAAGACCAACGGCGCGCTGCCGGTACTGGTACCCGGCCGGTACAGCACCCAGGTGAACTACGCGCTGAAGCGGCTGTGCGGGATCGACCTCGAGAACGACTCGGTCGTGTTTCTTAAACCAAAGGGCGGGGCCTGGTTCGCGGAACTAAAGAAACGCTTGACTGAAGAGGGCGTCGACTACGAGGTCTTGACTCGGTCGAGCACCTGGCCGACCGGATCGAAGACGGTGGCACTGTGCACACTGCATTCGGTCAAGGGCCTGGAATTCGACCACGTGTTTATGCTCGGCCTCAATCAGGAAGTCACCCCCCACGGCAACGAAGACGGCGATGCGCACCTCGAGGCGCTGCAGCGCCTGATCGCGATGGGCGTGGGACGTGCCCGTAAGTCCGTTGTCGTCGGCTACAAGCCTGATGACCCGTCGACCATCGTCGATCTGTTCGACCCATCTACCTATGAGGTGGTGCGGCCGTGA
- a CDS encoding ADP-ribosylglycohydrolase family protein, producing MTPASRRDREVTARVRSSMLWSAWADALGFITELTDERGVKRRAGAPVVAEAIAWKRRVGGRFGVQMPLPAGCYSDDTQLRLAVARAITPRGFDVEAFARVELTVWPAYALGGGRASKAAAANLTKVSTPWFGNFFDGWHAAGGNGAAMRIQPHVWAAARPDRADAHLLEVIADAVTTHGHPRALVGAVFHALCLGHALRHGEVPQPEVWPALLDSTDHAVKLIDEHPQLASVWRPTWEQTTGSPLDLAWRETVEECRELLEPARAVSIDLGLCSGDREAAREVYAAFARQTGLADPATRGSGTATVCAALALAAGFRGDPKGCAIVAANELGTDTDTIATMAAALVGAASASPFTETALDTPYLEHVAARLADIACGGSGEDGFGYPDLLEWTPPRAQLDAVGLVNGQLGLAGIALLDVAPDVVSDGRGGYWRWTHSSLGASFLVKHRDQPKPLADSQRPVDPGRRLQPIKISSKRRATSPENSDSQPMLYETDKVSAAQTATPEADHVADGSMSGLPLGDRSMRGGSPVDVDQILNWVVAHGNDKDQVVRDQALGYAVRRIIETGTLEQLIAFTTALRNRHTHR from the coding sequence GTGACGCCCGCATCCCGGCGTGACCGGGAGGTCACGGCGCGAGTCCGCAGTTCAATGCTTTGGTCTGCATGGGCCGACGCACTGGGCTTCATCACCGAACTCACCGACGAACGCGGAGTGAAGCGCCGCGCTGGGGCACCGGTAGTAGCCGAGGCGATCGCCTGGAAACGTCGTGTAGGCGGCAGGTTCGGCGTACAGATGCCGCTGCCGGCAGGCTGCTACTCCGATGACACCCAGCTGCGCCTAGCCGTTGCCCGGGCAATCACGCCCCGCGGGTTTGATGTCGAGGCATTCGCGCGGGTCGAGCTGACGGTATGGCCGGCGTACGCTCTCGGCGGCGGCCGCGCAAGCAAAGCCGCGGCGGCGAACCTAACGAAGGTGAGCACGCCCTGGTTCGGAAACTTCTTCGACGGATGGCACGCGGCCGGTGGGAACGGTGCGGCGATGCGGATCCAGCCGCACGTGTGGGCTGCGGCGCGACCGGATCGAGCAGATGCGCATTTGCTGGAGGTGATCGCCGACGCCGTGACCACCCATGGGCATCCACGAGCGCTCGTCGGTGCTGTGTTCCATGCGTTGTGCTTGGGGCACGCTCTGCGACATGGAGAGGTTCCCCAGCCCGAAGTGTGGCCAGCTCTGCTGGACTCCACCGATCATGCCGTCAAACTGATCGACGAGCACCCGCAGCTCGCATCGGTGTGGCGGCCCACGTGGGAGCAAACCACCGGTAGCCCACTCGACCTGGCATGGCGGGAAACAGTCGAGGAGTGCCGTGAACTGCTGGAGCCGGCTCGGGCGGTCAGTATCGATCTGGGGCTGTGCAGCGGCGACCGGGAGGCTGCTCGCGAGGTCTACGCGGCGTTTGCCCGCCAGACAGGGCTGGCCGATCCGGCGACCCGCGGCAGCGGAACCGCAACCGTCTGCGCTGCGCTCGCTCTGGCAGCGGGCTTCAGGGGCGACCCGAAGGGTTGCGCGATCGTGGCGGCTAACGAGCTCGGCACGGACACCGACACGATCGCTACCATGGCCGCTGCGCTAGTTGGTGCGGCCTCGGCGTCGCCCTTCACTGAAACAGCCCTCGACACGCCCTACCTCGAGCACGTGGCGGCACGGCTGGCCGACATCGCATGCGGGGGAAGCGGCGAAGATGGATTCGGCTATCCCGACCTGTTGGAGTGGACGCCACCTCGCGCTCAACTCGATGCTGTCGGATTAGTTAACGGGCAGCTTGGTCTGGCTGGCATCGCGCTACTGGACGTCGCCCCAGATGTGGTCTCGGACGGCCGCGGGGGCTACTGGCGCTGGACCCACAGCAGCCTCGGGGCCTCGTTCTTGGTGAAGCATCGTGACCAGCCGAAGCCCCTGGCTGACAGTCAGCGACCAGTCGATCCGGGCCGACGCCTGCAGCCGATCAAGATTTCATCGAAGCGACGCGCCACCAGCCCCGAAAACAGTGACAGTCAGCCAATGCTGTACGAGACTGACAAGGTGAGCGCCGCACAGACCGCTACGCCTGAAGCAGACCACGTTGCGGACGGGTCCATGTCCGGTTTGCCATTGGGAGACCGGTCGATGCGCGGCGGCAGTCCGGTTGATGTCGACCAAATCCTCAACTGGGTGGTAGCCCACGGCAACGACAAGGACCAGGTCGTTCGAGACCAGGCTTTGGGCTATGCAGTAAGGCGGATCATCGAGACTGGCACGCTCGAGCAATTGATCGCGTTCACGACCGCACTACGCAACCGACACACGCATCGTTAA
- a CDS encoding DarT ssDNA thymidine ADP-ribosyltransferase family protein: MTTAPAIDTEIAAFTLARSITDVLHFTTHQGLLGILATGLLKCRDELSEDEYLEHIYTPNCSDRLKDADWTGYVNLSISRVNADMFKSSKKWHLDDDGVWWAILVFDATLLAHAGITFATTNNVYPVVQRGTGLAGLQALFNDVVPWGYYGSKKYRSAQLPDHYTTDPQAEVLYPRALPVESLRAIYVYEEEDVDAVEALLGMFPVGPQVNVEHRPEVFQ, from the coding sequence GTGACGACTGCACCTGCGATCGACACCGAGATCGCCGCCTTCACTCTGGCGCGCTCGATCACCGACGTCTTGCACTTCACCACTCACCAAGGGCTGCTCGGGATCTTGGCGACCGGTTTGCTGAAGTGCCGCGACGAACTAAGCGAGGATGAGTACCTGGAACACATCTACACGCCGAACTGCTCAGACAGACTCAAGGACGCGGATTGGACCGGTTACGTGAACCTGTCCATCAGCCGGGTCAACGCGGACATGTTCAAGTCATCCAAGAAGTGGCACCTGGACGACGATGGTGTGTGGTGGGCAATCCTGGTCTTCGACGCGACCTTGCTTGCTCACGCCGGCATCACCTTTGCCACCACGAACAACGTCTACCCCGTGGTGCAGCGCGGTACCGGGCTGGCTGGTCTGCAGGCCCTGTTCAACGATGTGGTGCCATGGGGCTACTACGGAAGCAAGAAGTACCGCTCTGCTCAGCTGCCGGATCACTACACGACCGATCCTCAGGCAGAAGTGCTTTATCCGCGAGCGTTGCCGGTGGAGTCGCTACGCGCGATCTATGTCTACGAAGAGGAGGACGTCGACGCCGTGGAAGCCTTGCTGGGGATGTTTCCTGTCGGACCCCAGGTGAACGTCGAGCATCGGCCAGAGGTGTTCCAGTGA